Proteins from a genomic interval of Corythoichthys intestinalis isolate RoL2023-P3 chromosome 3, ASM3026506v1, whole genome shotgun sequence:
- the vdac3 gene encoding voltage-dependent anion-selective channel protein 3 isoform X2 yields MAVPPAYTDLGKSAKDIFSKGYGYGILKMDIKTKSQNGVEFATSGSSNTDTGKSGGHLETKYKIGELGLTLSQKWNTDNTLVTEINMEDQLAKGLKLGLDTSFVPNTGKKSAKLKTAYKRDFVNMSCDLLFDKAGPTVHGTAVLGYEGWLAGYQVAFDTAKSKLTMNNFALGYKAPDFQLHTNVNDGTEFAGSVYQKLNSKMETAVHLAWTAGSNNTLFGAGAKYQLDKDASLSAKVNNACLVGVGYTQTLRPGIKLTLSALIDGKNVNGGGHKMGLGFELDA; encoded by the exons ATGGCTGTCCCTCCTGCATATACAGACCTGGGGAAGTCGGCGAAAGACATCTTTAGCAAGGGCTATG GTTATGGAATTCTCAAGATGGATATAAAAACCAAGTCCCAAAATGGTGTT GAGTTTGCCACGTCAGGCTCCAGCAACACAGACACGGGCAAGTCAGGCGGCCACCTGGAGACCAAGTACAAAATAGGGGAGCTGGGCCTCACCCTCAGCCAGAAATGGAACACCGACAACACTCTTGTCACAGAAATCAACATGGAAGACCAG CTTGCAAAGGGCTTGAAGCTTGGCCTGGACACCTCATTTGTACCCAACACAGG CAAAAAGAGCGCCAAACTGAAGACTGCTTACAAGCGCGACTTTGTCAACATGAGCTGCGACTTGTTGTTCGACAAAGCCGGTCCCACTGTTCACGGCACCGCCGTGCTGGGCTATGAGGGTTGGCTGGCAGGCTACCAGGTGGCTTTTGACACCGCCAAGTCCAAGCTTACCATGAACAACTTCGCTCTGGGATACAAAGCCCCTGACTTCCAGCTTCACACCAATGT CAACGATGGCACAGAGTTCGCCGGCTCCGTTTACCAAAAGTTGAACAGCAAAATGGAAACCGCGGTCCACTTGGCCTGGACGGCCGGTAGCAACAACACGCTCTTTGGAGCAGGCGCAAAATACCAGCTGGATAAGGACGCCTCTCTTTCT gccaaagtcaacaaTGCTTGTCTTGTCGGAGTCGGATACACCCAAACCCTCAGGCCAG GAATCAAGCTGACACTGTCAGCGCTCATTGATGGAAAGAACGTTAACGGGGGCGGACACAAGATGGGCCTGGGCTTTGAACTGGACGCTTAa
- the vdac3 gene encoding voltage-dependent anion-selective channel protein 3 isoform X1, protein MVGRKRQGRATQQDKSGNKDHCVTCHHAPKGHGTMAVPPAYTDLGKSAKDIFSKGYGYGILKMDIKTKSQNGVEFATSGSSNTDTGKSGGHLETKYKIGELGLTLSQKWNTDNTLVTEINMEDQLAKGLKLGLDTSFVPNTGKKSAKLKTAYKRDFVNMSCDLLFDKAGPTVHGTAVLGYEGWLAGYQVAFDTAKSKLTMNNFALGYKAPDFQLHTNVNDGTEFAGSVYQKLNSKMETAVHLAWTAGSNNTLFGAGAKYQLDKDASLSAKVNNACLVGVGYTQTLRPGIKLTLSALIDGKNVNGGGHKMGLGFELDA, encoded by the exons ATGGTGGGCAGGAAAAGACAGGGCCGTGCTACGCAGCAGGACAAGTCAGGGAACAAAGACCACTGTGTCACGTGTCACCATGCACCCAAGGGACACG GCACAATGGCTGTCCCTCCTGCATATACAGACCTGGGGAAGTCGGCGAAAGACATCTTTAGCAAGGGCTATG GTTATGGAATTCTCAAGATGGATATAAAAACCAAGTCCCAAAATGGTGTT GAGTTTGCCACGTCAGGCTCCAGCAACACAGACACGGGCAAGTCAGGCGGCCACCTGGAGACCAAGTACAAAATAGGGGAGCTGGGCCTCACCCTCAGCCAGAAATGGAACACCGACAACACTCTTGTCACAGAAATCAACATGGAAGACCAG CTTGCAAAGGGCTTGAAGCTTGGCCTGGACACCTCATTTGTACCCAACACAGG CAAAAAGAGCGCCAAACTGAAGACTGCTTACAAGCGCGACTTTGTCAACATGAGCTGCGACTTGTTGTTCGACAAAGCCGGTCCCACTGTTCACGGCACCGCCGTGCTGGGCTATGAGGGTTGGCTGGCAGGCTACCAGGTGGCTTTTGACACCGCCAAGTCCAAGCTTACCATGAACAACTTCGCTCTGGGATACAAAGCCCCTGACTTCCAGCTTCACACCAATGT CAACGATGGCACAGAGTTCGCCGGCTCCGTTTACCAAAAGTTGAACAGCAAAATGGAAACCGCGGTCCACTTGGCCTGGACGGCCGGTAGCAACAACACGCTCTTTGGAGCAGGCGCAAAATACCAGCTGGATAAGGACGCCTCTCTTTCT gccaaagtcaacaaTGCTTGTCTTGTCGGAGTCGGATACACCCAAACCCTCAGGCCAG GAATCAAGCTGACACTGTCAGCGCTCATTGATGGAAAGAACGTTAACGGGGGCGGACACAAGATGGGCCTGGGCTTTGAACTGGACGCTTAa